The Daucus carota subsp. sativus chromosome 9, DH1 v3.0, whole genome shotgun sequence genome window below encodes:
- the LOC135149448 gene encoding uncharacterized protein LOC135149448, whose amino-acid sequence MIALQQGTTDDNFRRSLAKRAPENMNELQERAGKYIKAEESLKKSQNNQGPTPNPKKRGNDTEYNADSKYSKTGDGDKSPTKKKAGPRFTEYARLNAPRRHKTDDCRQLKDEIEFLIRKGKLSKYTRDTDKNPRDNDNRGRDNDDRNKRNQPRGPVINVISGGPTAAGLSSNSRKAYAREVMYIVGEPPKRAKIEFALAFDNLDLDTVKFPHDDPLVITPVIGNSSVKRVLVDGGASVDILFHDAYEKMGYSDSQLTPSDMPIYGFNNVETKIEGMIQLPVTMGTEPRQATCMLNFLVVKASSTYNAILGRTGIHAFKAIPSTYHLKIKFPTKNGVGEEIGDQKMARSCYVGALKSGGTGGQVLPIEDLDVREEEERRGKPAEDLVPFSLYPDEPEK is encoded by the exons atgattgccctacagcaaggaaccacggatgataatttccgccgatcactagccaagagggcccccGAAAATATGAATGAGCTCCAGGAGAGGGCCGGGAAGTATATCAAGGCTGAGGAAAGCCTGAAGAAATCTCAGAATAACCAGGGACCGACCCCGAACCCAAAGAAACGTGGAAACGACACCGAGTACAACGCGGATAGTAAGTATTCAAAGACAGGGGATGGTGATAAATCCCCCACCAAAAAGAAAGcaggaccgaggttcactgagtatgcaaggctgaatgcccctagga gacataagaccgatgattgccggcagttgaaggatgagatcgaGTTTTTGATCCGAAAAGGCAAGCTGTCCAAGTATACTAGGGATACGGACAAGAATCCCCGTGACAATGACAAccgtggaagagacaacgatgataggaataagagaaaccagcctagagggcctgtgatcaatgtaatctctggaggaccgaccgcagcaggcctatctagtaactcacgaaaagcttatgctcgtgaagtgatgtACATTGTTGGAGAGCCCCCGAAGAGGGCAAAAATTGAGTTTGCTTTAGCATTCGACAATTTAGATCTTGACACAGTTAAATTTCCCCATGATGATCCTTTGGTAATCACCCCGGTGATTGGAAACTCTTCTGTAAAAAGGGTACTCGTTGACGGTGGAGCCTCAGTAGATATCTTATTTCATGATGCATATGAGAAGATGGGATATTCTGATTCGCAATTGACACCttcagatatgcctatatacgGCTTTAATAACGTGGAGACAAAGATTGAAGGTATGATCCAACTACCCGTGACAATGGGCACCGAGCCTAGGCAGGCCACATGTATGCTGAATTTTTTGGTCGTTAAGGCTTCATCAACCTACAATGCTATCCTTGGGAGGACTGggatacatgcttttaaagcaatcccatccacctaccacttgaagatcaaattccctaCCAAGAATGGGGTAGGAGAAGAGATAGGAGATCAAAAAATGGCTAGAAGTTGTTATGTGGGGGCTCTGAAATCTGGAGGGACCGGGGGGCAAGTTCTCCCAATTGAGGACTTGGATGTccgagaggaagaggaaaggagaggaAAGCCAGCTGAGGACTTGGTTCCCTTCTCCCTATATCCAGATGAGCCCGAGAAGTGA